In Actinomyces weissii, a genomic segment contains:
- a CDS encoding SDR family NAD(P)-dependent oxidoreductase has translation MSSTQPTEHSEQDRPPHPGRPGAAGPGSRPIRPRRRRPVALVAGASRGLGLLIAKDLVRRGFDVAVCARNEKTLEQAAKRLQAVDQRVRVLAQVCDVADPDAVTAFVDRAWTELGPVQVAIHVAGIIQVGPWQATRRESFEKAVDVMLWGPVNLALAVVPRMVERGRGRFGVVASVGGKVAPPRLLPYSVAKFGSVALAEGLAAELAGTGVTSTLLVPGLMRTGSHTQATFFGDPARQYAWFAPSASLPLLSMNAERAASKMVTAVLRGRRVVHLSALSKVATRVHGLAPSTTVRVMELVSRVLPKGEDPEVVDGRTARQALGSPLVDRLTALGDRAARSGTEPS, from the coding sequence ATGAGCAGCACACAGCCCACCGAACACAGTGAACAGGACCGCCCGCCGCACCCAGGCCGCCCCGGCGCCGCTGGCCCCGGCAGCCGCCCCATCCGCCCCCGCCGCAGGCGCCCAGTGGCGCTCGTGGCCGGGGCCTCCCGGGGCCTGGGGCTGCTGATCGCCAAGGACCTGGTACGGCGCGGCTTCGACGTGGCCGTCTGCGCCCGCAACGAGAAGACCCTGGAGCAGGCCGCCAAGCGCCTACAGGCCGTGGACCAGCGGGTGCGGGTACTGGCCCAGGTCTGCGACGTCGCTGATCCCGACGCCGTGACCGCCTTCGTGGACCGTGCCTGGACCGAGCTGGGACCAGTGCAGGTGGCGATCCACGTGGCGGGGATCATCCAGGTCGGGCCGTGGCAGGCCACCAGGCGCGAGAGCTTTGAGAAAGCCGTCGACGTGATGCTGTGGGGGCCGGTCAACCTGGCCCTGGCGGTGGTGCCGCGTATGGTGGAGCGGGGTCGGGGCCGCTTTGGGGTGGTGGCCTCAGTGGGGGGCAAGGTCGCACCTCCCCGGCTGCTGCCCTACTCGGTGGCGAAGTTCGGCTCCGTGGCCCTGGCCGAGGGGCTGGCTGCCGAGCTGGCAGGAACCGGCGTGACCTCGACGCTGCTGGTGCCTGGGCTCATGCGCACCGGCTCCCACACGCAGGCCACCTTCTTTGGGGACCCGGCCCGGCAGTACGCCTGGTTCGCCCCCAGCGCCTCGCTGCCGCTGCTCTCCATGAACGCTGAGCGTGCCGCCTCCAAGATGGTCACCGCCGTGCTGCGGGGCAGGCGCGTGGTCCACCTGTCCGCCCTGAGCAAGGTCGCCACCAGGGTGCACGGCCTGGCCCCGTCCACCACCGTGCGGGTCATGGAGCTGGTGAGCCGGGTGCTGCCCAAGGGGGAGGACCCCGAGGTCGTTGACGGGCGCACCGCCCGCCAGGCACTGGGCTCACCGCTCGTGGACCGGCTCACCGCCCTGGGGGACCGGGCGGCCAGGAGCGGCACGGAGCCCAGTTGA
- a CDS encoding RNA degradosome polyphosphate kinase — MAPAENDAAGSRTDAVAPAVEVTDPEADLPPLSDFKDRFADRELTWMDFNERVLEQAEDPDLPLLERAWFAAIFSSNLDEFYMVRVAGLKRRIAAGITPVRASGLDGHQVLALLTERAQALTARHARLVRDDIRPALAGHGIHILSWQDLDEEQHHRLSRYFRNQIFPVLTPLAVDPSHPFPYISGLSLNLAVLLRNPRSGKEHFARVKVPASLPRLVPVPGRDQSNGADKAYDKGYDKGTVLIPLEAVIAEHLDHLFPGMDVIEHHTFRVTRNENLEVEEDDAENLLKAMEKELERRRFGAVVRVEVEDTISPFVRRYLVRALGLNDSDVFALPAPLDLRCLNILHDLDVPALKYPRFVPVTPKGLAAHESSTPGDIFAEVRKHEVLLHHPYDSFSTSVQEFISQAAADPAVLAIKQTLYRTSGDSPIVDALIEAAEAGKQVVAIVEIKARFDEENNIGWARKLERAGVHVVYGMVGLKTHCKLSLVVRQENDGLRRYCHVGTGNYHPKTARGYEDLGLLTADRDVAQDLTTLFNQLSGYAPRARFRRLLVAPRSLRRGLLELIEQEIANKLAGKDAWVRIKVNSIVDERVIDALYRASRAGVPVDIVVRGICGIRAGVPGLSENIRVRSILGRYLEHSRVYAFCNDGDTTLYIGSADLMHRNLDRRVEALVRITDPTMLQELEWLVTHSASDAVSSWHLQPDGSWKRVHRDSQGQPLEDIQATLMAQARARVAGSH; from the coding sequence CTGGCCCCCGCTGAGAACGACGCTGCCGGGAGCCGCACCGACGCCGTCGCCCCCGCGGTCGAGGTCACCGACCCGGAGGCTGACCTGCCGCCCCTGAGCGACTTCAAGGACCGCTTCGCCGACCGTGAGCTGACCTGGATGGACTTCAACGAGCGGGTCCTGGAGCAGGCTGAGGACCCGGACCTGCCGCTGCTGGAGCGGGCCTGGTTCGCCGCGATCTTCTCCTCCAACCTGGACGAGTTCTACATGGTGCGCGTAGCCGGGCTGAAGCGGCGCATCGCCGCAGGCATCACCCCGGTGCGCGCCTCCGGGCTCGACGGGCACCAGGTGCTGGCCCTCCTGACCGAGCGGGCCCAGGCTCTCACCGCCCGCCACGCCCGCCTGGTGCGTGACGACATCCGCCCCGCCCTGGCAGGACACGGCATCCATATCCTCAGCTGGCAGGACCTGGACGAGGAGCAGCACCACCGCCTGTCCCGCTACTTCCGCAACCAGATCTTCCCTGTCCTCACGCCGCTGGCCGTGGACCCCTCACACCCCTTCCCCTACATCTCCGGGCTCTCCCTGAACCTGGCGGTGCTCCTGCGCAACCCGCGCAGCGGCAAGGAGCACTTCGCCCGGGTCAAGGTGCCCGCCTCCCTGCCCCGCCTGGTGCCGGTGCCTGGACGCGACCAGTCCAACGGCGCCGACAAGGCATACGACAAGGGCTACGACAAGGGCACGGTGCTCATCCCGCTGGAGGCGGTGATCGCCGAGCACCTGGACCACCTGTTCCCCGGCATGGACGTGATCGAGCACCACACCTTCCGCGTCACCCGCAACGAGAACCTGGAGGTGGAGGAGGACGACGCCGAGAACCTCCTCAAGGCCATGGAGAAGGAGCTGGAGCGACGCCGTTTCGGGGCGGTGGTCCGCGTGGAGGTGGAGGACACCATCAGCCCCTTCGTGCGCCGCTACCTGGTGCGCGCCCTGGGCCTGAACGACTCCGACGTCTTCGCCCTGCCCGCCCCGCTGGACCTGCGCTGCCTGAACATCCTGCACGACCTGGACGTGCCCGCCCTGAAGTACCCCCGCTTCGTGCCGGTCACCCCCAAGGGCCTGGCCGCCCACGAGTCCTCCACCCCCGGTGACATCTTTGCCGAGGTGCGCAAGCACGAGGTCCTGCTGCACCACCCCTACGACTCCTTCTCCACCTCCGTGCAGGAGTTCATCTCCCAGGCCGCCGCCGACCCCGCCGTCCTGGCCATCAAGCAGACCCTGTACCGCACCAGCGGGGACTCCCCGATCGTGGACGCCCTGATCGAGGCCGCCGAGGCAGGTAAGCAGGTGGTGGCGATCGTGGAGATCAAGGCCCGTTTCGACGAGGAGAACAACATCGGCTGGGCGCGCAAGCTGGAGCGCGCCGGCGTGCACGTCGTCTACGGCATGGTGGGCCTCAAGACCCACTGCAAGCTCAGCCTGGTGGTGCGCCAGGAGAATGACGGGCTGCGCCGCTACTGCCACGTGGGCACCGGCAACTACCACCCCAAGACGGCGCGCGGCTACGAGGACCTGGGGCTGCTGACCGCCGACCGCGACGTCGCCCAGGACCTGACCACCCTGTTCAACCAGCTCTCCGGCTACGCCCCCCGCGCCCGCTTCCGGCGCCTGCTGGTGGCCCCCCGCTCCCTGCGCCGGGGCCTGCTGGAGCTGATCGAGCAGGAGATCGCCAACAAGCTGGCGGGCAAGGACGCCTGGGTGCGGATCAAGGTCAACTCCATCGTGGACGAGCGCGTGATCGACGCCCTGTACCGGGCCAGCCGGGCGGGGGTGCCCGTGGACATCGTGGTGCGCGGCATCTGCGGCATCCGGGCCGGGGTGCCGGGGCTCAGCGAGAACATCCGGGTGCGCTCTATCCTGGGCCGCTACCTGGAGCACTCCCGCGTCTACGCCTTCTGCAACGACGGCGACACCACCTTGTACATCGGCTCCGCTGACCTGATGCACCGCAACCTGGACCGGCGGGTGGAGGCCCTGGTGCGTATCACCGACCCCACCATGCTCCAGGAGCTGGAGTGGCTGGTCACCCACAGCGCCTCCGACGCCGTCTCCTCCTGGCACCTGCAGCCTGACGGCTCCTGGAAGCGGGTCCACCGTGACTCCCAGGGGCAGCCCCTGGAGGACATCCAGGCGACCCTCATGGCTCAGGCCCGCGCCCGCGTCGCTGGCAGCCACTGA
- a CDS encoding DUF4870 domain-containing protein, whose amino-acid sequence MTYPDYPSQPQQGVAPSNLPGAPAPAGSPMAGTPYSQVGAGNLAGPGGGGTLGYQGSPYPASFPGVQLPAAQDPATVNCVVPWFLGLLLLVPIPVVGWLSGGLGPVIAGLSWKVEGATTGRAQARQAASWGLTYLLCSLVLFVAYVWMLLALTKDGPVKEFFPLGIPLAALGLLTLFHLVLCVVGGVWASQGKTMPFYGIPFFR is encoded by the coding sequence ATGACCTACCCTGACTACCCCAGCCAGCCGCAGCAGGGCGTGGCGCCGTCCAACCTGCCAGGCGCCCCTGCGCCAGCAGGCAGCCCGATGGCCGGTACGCCTTACTCGCAGGTCGGTGCAGGCAACCTGGCAGGCCCAGGCGGTGGTGGCACGCTGGGCTACCAAGGTTCCCCGTATCCCGCCAGCTTTCCAGGCGTGCAGCTTCCGGCTGCGCAGGACCCGGCCACCGTCAACTGTGTCGTCCCCTGGTTCCTGGGGTTGCTGCTGCTGGTACCTATTCCTGTTGTGGGGTGGCTTTCTGGGGGGCTGGGCCCGGTGATCGCTGGTCTGAGCTGGAAGGTGGAAGGAGCGACTACCGGGCGCGCCCAGGCCCGGCAGGCGGCCAGCTGGGGGCTGACCTACCTCCTGTGCTCTCTAGTGCTGTTTGTGGCATACGTATGGATGCTCCTTGCACTCACGAAGGACGGGCCGGTCAAGGAGTTCTTCCCTCTGGGTATCCCGCTGGCCGCCCTCGGGCTGCTAACGCTGTTCCACCTGGTCCTGTGCGTGGTGGGGGGAGTGTGGGCCAGCCAGGGCAAGACGATGCCCTTCTACGGGATCCCCTTCTTCCGCTGA
- a CDS encoding GlsB/YeaQ/YmgE family stress response membrane protein — MGELIGMIVFGGVIGVIAKFLRKGDEQISPMWTIALGVVGAFLGGWIAGILGVAETPGIDWIRWIASVVCAMGAISVYLGLRRSK; from the coding sequence ATGGGCGAGCTGATCGGCATGATCGTGTTCGGTGGCGTAATCGGCGTCATCGCCAAGTTCCTGAGGAAGGGCGACGAGCAGATCTCGCCCATGTGGACTATCGCCCTGGGGGTCGTCGGTGCTTTCCTGGGCGGCTGGATCGCCGGGATCCTGGGTGTGGCTGAGACCCCTGGCATCGACTGGATCCGCTGGATCGCCTCCGTGGTGTGCGCCATGGGCGCTATCAGCGTCTACCTGGGGCTGCGCCGCAGCAAGTGA
- a CDS encoding NUDIX hydrolase: MGDGARAGREGAVSGGCEGAVRAPREELVLGGPEGVALVGREGSVPGGCEEAVRAPREELVLAAGALVWRQTGAGLEVLLVHRPRYQDWSFPKGKLDPGESLRGCAVREVAEETGAQIVLGRPLGTLRYPLADGRLKAVSYWAAQEVPPGHPAWRAQRAVKPASPKEIDGVAWVGAAQARQRLTHRLDQELLDQLVGLWEGAQLATRTLVLLRHARAVKRSTWNRPENGVGEELERSRPLTATGKQRADAVVPELAAYGVTQVVTSPWRRCLDTVRPYLEAAGLEATTADCLTERAHAQDAAAVRDFLERLLAGSSHSPGAGATARDDLQDAVVGCGPGPGAGATARDDLQDVVVGCGPEPGAGVTVVCLHRPTLPTVLTMVAEHATAAVAEALPDADPWLKTGELLVLHLAETAGCPERGSEGREALTPGGLETVGQESRGRVQVVAIEQHHPPLARPGHMYRETGTYGPRDR, encoded by the coding sequence GTGGGCGACGGCGCGCGGGCTGGGCGTGAGGGGGCGGTGTCCGGTGGTTGTGAAGGGGCGGTGCGGGCTCCTCGCGAGGAGCTGGTGCTAGGCGGTCCTGAGGGTGTAGCGCTGGTAGGGCGTGAGGGATCGGTGCCCGGCGGTTGTGAGGAGGCGGTGCGGGCTCCTCGTGAGGAGTTGGTGCTGGCCGCCGGGGCCCTGGTCTGGCGGCAGACCGGGGCGGGGCTGGAGGTGCTGCTCGTGCACCGGCCCCGCTACCAGGACTGGTCCTTCCCCAAGGGCAAGCTGGACCCCGGGGAGTCCCTGCGCGGCTGCGCCGTCCGGGAGGTCGCCGAGGAGACCGGTGCGCAGATAGTCCTGGGGCGGCCCCTGGGTACCCTCCGCTACCCGCTGGCTGACGGGCGCCTCAAGGCGGTCAGCTACTGGGCCGCCCAGGAGGTACCTCCGGGGCACCCGGCCTGGCGGGCGCAGCGGGCCGTCAAGCCAGCCTCTCCCAAGGAGATCGACGGCGTCGCCTGGGTGGGGGCGGCGCAGGCCCGTCAGCGCCTCACCCACCGCCTGGACCAAGAGCTGCTGGACCAGCTGGTGGGACTGTGGGAGGGTGCCCAGCTGGCCACCCGCACCCTGGTGCTGCTGCGGCACGCGCGAGCGGTCAAGCGCTCCACCTGGAACCGCCCCGAGAACGGGGTGGGGGAGGAGCTGGAGCGCAGCCGCCCGTTGACCGCGACCGGGAAGCAGCGGGCGGACGCCGTCGTGCCGGAGCTGGCGGCCTACGGCGTGACCCAGGTGGTGACCAGCCCCTGGCGGCGCTGCCTGGACACGGTCCGCCCGTACCTGGAGGCGGCTGGGCTGGAGGCGACGACGGCGGACTGCCTGACCGAGCGAGCCCACGCCCAGGACGCCGCGGCGGTGCGGGACTTCCTGGAGAGGCTGCTGGCTGGGAGCAGTCATAGTCCCGGTGCGGGGGCGACGGCGCGCGACGACCTGCAGGACGCCGTGGTGGGATGTGGCCCGGGACCTGGTGCGGGGGCGACGGCGCGCGACGACTTGCAGGACGTCGTGGTGGGATGTGGCCCGGAACCCGGTGCGGGGGTGACGGTGGTGTGCCTGCACCGGCCGACCCTGCCTACCGTGCTGACGATGGTGGCGGAGCACGCGACGGCGGCGGTGGCGGAGGCCCTGCCAGACGCGGACCCGTGGCTGAAGACCGGCGAGCTGCTGGTGCTGCACCTGGCCGAGACTGCTGGCTGCCCGGAGCGGGGCAGCGAGGGCAGGGAGGCTCTGACGCCGGGGGGCCTGGAAACGGTCGGACAAGAATCGCGTGGTCGGGTGCAGGTGGTTGCTATCGAGCAGCACCACCCCCCTCTCGCGAGACCGGGACATATGTACCGCGAGACCGGGACATATGGCCCACGAGACCGGTAA
- a CDS encoding Panacea domain-containing protein → MTIANTPFSATVPASAELLAAAKYIRELDPYYTMKTRVQKLLYFVQGSYLAQTGKSMFRETPEAWRHGPVYRPVYDELTHRQGSGIAQANTGILTDGQRALIRAVVDRYRGCTARELVDLTHQEGPWADVWGNRADDARGNDPISVESMMRYFSQPGKATIVPAVVQESRWEEIPDGWLEQEETRWADLLERLAS, encoded by the coding sequence ATGACTATCGCGAACACGCCGTTCAGCGCTACGGTGCCTGCGTCTGCCGAGCTGCTTGCCGCCGCCAAGTACATCAGGGAGCTCGACCCCTACTACACGATGAAGACTCGTGTGCAGAAGCTCCTCTACTTCGTTCAGGGCTCCTACCTTGCGCAGACAGGCAAGTCGATGTTCCGTGAGACGCCTGAGGCCTGGCGGCACGGGCCCGTGTACCGGCCTGTCTACGACGAGTTGACCCACCGCCAGGGCAGCGGGATCGCTCAGGCCAACACCGGCATCCTGACGGACGGTCAGCGCGCTCTCATCCGAGCGGTAGTTGATCGGTACCGTGGCTGCACGGCCAGGGAACTTGTTGACCTCACTCACCAGGAGGGTCCGTGGGCCGACGTCTGGGGTAACCGCGCCGACGATGCCAGAGGGAATGATCCGATCAGCGTCGAGTCGATGATGCGCTACTTCTCACAGCCGGGGAAGGCAACCATCGTGCCCGCAGTGGTGCAGGAGTCCCGCTGGGAGGAGATCCCCGACGGCTGGTTGGAGCAGGAGGAGACCCGCTGGGCCGACCTGCTCGAGCGTCTCGCTTCGTGA
- a CDS encoding DEAD/DEAH box helicase, whose protein sequence is MPTTFAALGVDPDLVADLNRRGFTSPFPIQSATLPDTLAGRDVLGRGRTGSGKTLAFSLPLVQRLAAEDCARPGHPIGLVLAPTRELANQIAEVLSPLAAAVDMTVTTVFGGVSQRPQEQALAKGVDVVVACPGRLLDLMAQGLVHLDEVSVTVIDEADHMADLGFLPSVRRILRATPADGQRLLFSATLDNGVDKLVKEFLSSPLQHAVDPAVSPVASMEHRVWLVADKTAKDGVMTRLASGTGQRILFTRTKHLARRIARKLVAHGIPAVELQGNMSQNARERAMGAFASGQVHVMVATDIAARGIDVSGVELVVHVDPPAEHKAYLHRSGRTARAGADGVVVTLVLPEQRKDVEVLLKKAKIKAGFERVRPDDDAVAELVGQVAQPVPVEQMPPGVAIKGGGAPVAAKGLAGRGGHAPKRTATAAKRAGAKGGAGRAGSTGGGTARAGAAGGGAGRAGSAGGRAGGQTAPKTGAKGGGKVRSQRPAAGTRRGGGHRSAR, encoded by the coding sequence GTGCCCACCACTTTCGCCGCGCTCGGCGTCGACCCTGACCTGGTCGCTGACCTCAACCGCCGCGGGTTCACCAGCCCCTTCCCCATCCAGTCCGCCACCCTGCCCGACACCCTGGCTGGGCGGGACGTCCTGGGCAGGGGCCGCACCGGCTCTGGCAAGACCCTGGCCTTCAGCCTGCCCCTGGTGCAGCGCCTGGCCGCAGAGGACTGCGCCCGCCCCGGCCATCCCATCGGCCTGGTGCTCGCCCCCACCCGCGAGCTGGCCAACCAGATCGCGGAGGTGCTCAGCCCCCTGGCTGCCGCCGTGGACATGACCGTCACCACCGTGTTCGGCGGGGTCTCCCAGCGGCCCCAGGAGCAGGCCCTGGCCAAGGGGGTGGACGTGGTCGTCGCCTGCCCCGGCCGGCTGCTGGACCTGATGGCCCAGGGTCTGGTCCACCTCGACGAGGTCAGCGTGACCGTCATCGACGAGGCCGACCACATGGCTGACCTGGGCTTCCTGCCCTCAGTGCGCCGCATCCTGCGCGCCACCCCCGCCGACGGGCAGCGCCTGCTGTTCTCGGCCACCCTGGACAACGGCGTGGACAAGCTGGTCAAGGAGTTCCTGAGCTCGCCCCTGCAGCACGCCGTGGACCCGGCCGTGTCCCCGGTGGCCAGCATGGAGCACCGCGTCTGGCTGGTGGCTGACAAGACCGCCAAGGACGGCGTGATGACCCGCCTGGCCTCCGGCACCGGGCAGCGCATCCTGTTCACCCGCACCAAGCACCTGGCCCGCCGGATCGCACGCAAGCTGGTGGCTCACGGCATCCCCGCCGTCGAGCTGCAGGGCAACATGAGTCAGAACGCCCGGGAGCGGGCCATGGGGGCCTTCGCCAGCGGTCAGGTGCACGTCATGGTGGCCACCGACATCGCTGCGCGCGGCATCGACGTCAGCGGCGTGGAGCTGGTGGTGCACGTGGACCCGCCCGCTGAGCACAAGGCCTACCTGCATCGTTCCGGGCGCACCGCGCGGGCGGGGGCGGACGGCGTGGTGGTCACGCTGGTGCTGCCCGAGCAGCGCAAGGACGTGGAGGTGCTGCTCAAGAAGGCCAAGATCAAGGCCGGTTTTGAGCGCGTCCGCCCCGACGACGACGCCGTGGCCGAGCTGGTGGGCCAGGTGGCGCAGCCCGTCCCGGTGGAGCAGATGCCGCCGGGCGTGGCGATCAAGGGCGGTGGGGCGCCGGTGGCCGCCAAGGGCCTGGCTGGTCGCGGCGGGCACGCCCCCAAGCGCACGGCGACGGCGGCCAAGCGGGCAGGGGCCAAGGGTGGTGCCGGCCGGGCTGGGAGCACTGGTGGAGGTACGGCGCGGGCCGGGGCTGCTGGTGGCGGTGCTGGGCGGGCCGGTAGCGCCGGTGGCCGTGCTGGCGGGCAGACTGCTCCTAAGACCGGGGCGAAAGGCGGGGGCAAGGTGCGCAGCCAGCGTCCGGCGGCCGGGACGCGCCGTGGTGGCGGGCACCGTAGCGCCCGTTGA
- a CDS encoding type II toxin-antitoxin system prevent-host-death family antitoxin → MIGERIGVTRNGRLTAVVVSVADLEALEELKMAQDLAA, encoded by the coding sequence CTGATCGGAGAGCGCATCGGAGTGACCCGCAATGGCCGGTTGACTGCTGTTGTGGTCAGTGTGGCCGATCTGGAGGCACTGGAGGAGCTCAAGATGGCCCAGGACCTGGCCGCCTAG
- a CDS encoding DUF4870 domain-containing protein, producing MPVPLVRDPATVNCAFPWFLGLLVMLPLPFIGAIAGAAGPLVAGLVWKMEGATRGRTQARQAASWGLTFLLVMLVLAVARIWVFLAQVRSGRPETFSWGDLLVILTWVLLLLHIVVCAVGGVRASRGKTMPFYGIPFFR from the coding sequence ATGCCAGTTCCGCTCGTGCGGGACCCGGCTACCGTCAACTGCGCCTTCCCCTGGTTCCTGGGGTTGCTGGTGATGCTTCCCCTGCCCTTCATAGGGGCGATCGCCGGAGCGGCAGGCCCCCTGGTAGCCGGGTTGGTCTGGAAGATGGAAGGCGCGACCCGTGGGCGCACCCAGGCCCGGCAGGCAGCCAGCTGGGGGCTGACTTTCCTCCTGGTCATGCTCGTGCTGGCGGTGGCACGCATCTGGGTGTTCCTCGCCCAGGTCAGGAGCGGACGCCCAGAAACCTTCTCCTGGGGGGACCTTCTTGTGATCCTGACCTGGGTCCTCCTCCTGCTGCACATAGTGGTCTGTGCGGTCGGAGGCGTGCGGGCCAGCCGGGGCAAGACGATGCCTTTCTACGGGATCCCCTTCTTCCGCTGA
- a CDS encoding type II toxin-antitoxin system death-on-curing family toxin produces MRTDGEQDLVEFAIKINRRACGASHRVLDEGKLRGACGRPYATFDGAPIETVIARRAAALLQGINQAHAFADGNKRVAWMCMLYFLRRSGLDVQDTPADEAERFVLAVVEHTIAFDDMARWIADRVIESR; encoded by the coding sequence GTGAGGACTGACGGCGAGCAGGATCTCGTCGAGTTCGCAATCAAGATCAACCGCCGCGCGTGCGGTGCGAGTCACCGCGTGCTCGACGAGGGCAAGTTGCGCGGAGCGTGCGGCCGCCCGTACGCCACCTTCGACGGGGCACCCATCGAGACAGTGATCGCGCGACGCGCGGCGGCGCTGCTCCAGGGCATCAATCAGGCTCACGCTTTCGCCGACGGCAACAAGCGTGTCGCCTGGATGTGCATGCTGTACTTCTTGCGCCGATCAGGGTTAGACGTGCAGGACACACCAGCCGATGAGGCGGAACGGTTTGTTCTTGCGGTAGTCGAACACACCATCGCGTTCGATGACATGGCACGCTGGATCGCCGACCGGGTCATCGAGTCACGGTGA